One Heteronotia binoei isolate CCM8104 ecotype False Entrance Well chromosome 3, APGP_CSIRO_Hbin_v1, whole genome shotgun sequence genomic window, ATCCAAAGGTGTTCTGAATGATGTGTTCAAGAGAAATTAACCCAGGAGTGAATAATCCCAAATAAAATGTTGTTCTGTTTAGCATGATCTGGGCTGTGAAAAATTGCATAGATTATTGTTCTTAAACAATTATTGTTCCTAAACAATAATCACATATGCTTTATTGGTGTTTTTACAAGGATTTTACAGGTATGTAAAATGCTGAACATTTATGAAAGCTTGGTGGAAACTAGAACATGGGCCTCTTGTTGTCAACTTCACCACCTTGTTGTCAACATCCATTGCACCTTGAAGAGACAAGCAGTAGCTGCCAGAACTCTCTGCCTTTTCAGGGCTACCAACCcccagaactccaaagggagttctggccatcacctttaaaggcattgtgcacctttcaaatgccttccctccatttggaaataatggcggataggggcaccttctttgggggctcataaaattggacccctggcccaatttttttgaaacttggggggggagaTCTGAGATTATAACTGatatccaggcaacagagattggttcacctgaagaaaagagcctctttggaaggtggtctctatggcattgtactctgctgaagtctctcccatccccaaaccctcaaaatctccaggtatgtcctgacccagagctggcaaccctacttctgttcCTCAGAAAGCCCCACTGATATAAGTCCCTTCAATTAAAGTAGGTTCCTAACAGTATACAATATTTTACAGTGTTTGctttggcagcacatatactaaaattagAATGTTACAAGGACTGTATAATATTTTATGCATCATCTTGCCCAAATGGATTAAGTTATTTTTAtatcagggtagggttgccaactctggattgagaAATTACTGAAGGTTTTGGAGGTGAAGTCTGGGAATGGTGAGGTTTGGGGACGGGAGAGACCTGAATGAGGTATCATACCATATAGactacaccctccaaagcagccattttctccaagggaattgaccGCTGTGacctggaaaccagttgtaattccaggacatctgtagccaccatctggaggctggcaaccctaactgaggtGGGggtattatttttattaataatatCCTCAGGGACAACCCTGCCACTATGTAAACTAAGCAGTTGCCTAGAGCACTGGCCTTCTGAGGGAGCTGAACTGGGCGTCCCCTACATGACTCGGTGACCTGGGCTaaccaggtcagggagcaatttcatgTCTTGCACTTtttattttccccacaattcatctgtttttgaaaattggttatcagtttagccccccccccccaaaagttagccttgcctagggtgccaaatagtctagggccagccctggatatcCTTTTCTACAGATAGAcattcttgcatatatttttgtgaaatgcagccatttttaaaagaacatttcTAGTGTAACATAAGGTACTTCCTTTAGTCTTATTATTATTCATGTTTGAATTATTTTCAGACTCTTGGGTGCTTAACTGAATTTCTTTTTACTAACATGATGTTAGTTACACTGCTAGTGCTCAGCCTTGCTGCATCCATCGGTGAGTAATACAAGTTACTTTATGTTCATATCTTATACCGATTTTAATACCATTTTCCTTGTCATGGCTTCTCCTTCCCAAAGcagcctgggaactgtagttttgtTGCTTAGGATCCTAAGTGCCTGGTTTGCCCAGGCTACCCGGAtctcatcagatgttggaagctgATCAACGTTGGCTctagatgggaggccaccaagaaagtccaagaGTCCTATACAGAGGCAGGGCATCCAACTTGATGGCTGGCGGGGGGAGACTTTGACCACAGGCAAAGATAAGTAGAGGGGTATGGAAAGTATAAGATTGtcaggatctcagaagctaagcaggatcaatacttggatggggaccaccaagaaagattgcagaggaaggcaatgacaaaccacctatGTGTCTCATTCGCCTTGCAAGCCCCTTCTTGGGGTCACCATTCATCAGCTGCAACTTCACTGCACAAATATACATAAATACACACCCAGTTCTCAGGATTACCTGGGAAGGGAGCACGACCACTATACTAGTCCCCACCCTCCATAATACCAAAATGCCTCCTAAAGAGATCCATGGCTACTTGTGAACAAGCAGATGAAATTGTCACactggacctggggatcccctggaattacagctcatctccagactacaaagatcagttctcctggagaaaaaattggtactttggggggtggattctatggcattgtacccactgaggttcccgtcctccccaggctccatcctgaaatctccaggaattttcccgtctggatttagcaaccctacctcctcatcccctgccagtggccaggagggacctggccaccctacttgcAGTTCAATTTGTAAACATGATGATATCACTAGAATACTTATTCCCTGCAGCACAATACATGAGCCTTGattcaaaaaagagagagagagagagagagagagctgagggcTAAAAGGAGCAAAGTAAAAGGAAGGAGATTTGTTTCATGTGCTCATTCTGTCCACACTACATTGGATCAAGTCTATCTGTGGAATGACAGAAAATAGCATACATAGATTAATGCAGATGTAGTTTTGGATTctgtctgctgatggaagggatTTTTTTCAGTGGGATGGGACCgcctcccctcctgctgcagcccaacaTAAGCCTTGTAATGCTACTCCtgatggaggggagagagaaacaaGAAGGAGTTGGAGGTCTGCTGCAGGAGGAGTAAATCAGCAAAAATCATTCATGGTTTCATTACCAGAACTTTTCCACTTGATCTGAGCCATATTCTTTTTGAACATAACAAGATAAGATTCTGTCCAAAATCATGCTATAAAATATCTTCCTTGCATTTTAGAGTGCTTATCAAGTTATGGATGCTATGGTGATGTAACGACTTTTGATACTCCTGTGATTACTTGTGGAAATGTGGGATATACAACCAGTTGTGGTAAGTGTGAATAAACATCTGCTTTGCTATATATTATATTTATGGCACATGTCCTCGTGATGGAGTAGGCCTCTCCTAGGCATTCATTGTGCTGTTCAATGTTGCTTTGCTACAATCATAGAACATTTGGAACTGTGTCTAGAGTGTAAAGATGAATGGACATCTTCCAGATCAATCCATTTATCCTGGTCATAATGATTCACCAGATAACACGAAGTAATTTCATAGAGTCCAGACTCCAGAGCCTTTTCCTCATCACTCAAGTGGAAGAGAAGAATGAGAAGTAGCTCTTTTTGCAAATCTCGTGGGACCAATTTGCAAGTGTTGGGTCTGGGTAACTGCCTGGTCATTTGACAAAACTTAGGGAAACTTTTGAATGGTTGGGAGGCTGAacatgatgtagggttgccaattcccagttgggaaaCACGGCATACCAAATGTTGCAACATAAGTGCAAAGCACTCTTTTACTCAATCACTTTGTAACTGTAATTctaaatgtccttcaaagcaaataaacagtccttagtagaaactcaaactttaaatgttgccaggaataaaaatctgctgtcttcttgtaTTTCTGTTGACAGACGCAGATAGCCCGactgttcctctttgaagagtgATTCAACAGATGTAGTAGCAGCGacacgagtcctaggttcaagttcGTGTTTCCTTTATACTTCCTCTGGCCACTATTTTTACAATCTGGAACCCGTGCTTCGGCAACACCTCACAGCCATATCTTATCAGTATGCATGAACCGTTCGTGCATATTGATAAGATATGGCagcatttaaagtttgagtttctactaaggactgtttatttgctttgaaggacatttagAATTACAGTTACAAAGTGACTGAGTAAAAGAGTGCtttgcacttatattgcaacatttggtatgcggtgtttttcttgctttgcctaaactCCACACAGCAAGTTTCCTTCTTTACCTAATTCCCAGTTGGGGTCAGGGGATCTCCTTGTTTGGAAATCCTCCCCCACTTTAGGGGTaacagaaagcaggggcgggggtttgaatgtccactgggcacacCATGTcaggagactgatccccatagggtataatggagaattgattcattaGTATCTGgagctgggagggggctgttttctgaggcactaaattttcagcatagcacttaGTGCCTCCCTCAAAAAGcccagaagtttaaaaaaaaattggaccagggggttcaactctatgagcccccaaagaaggtgcccatcctccattatttccagtgaagggaaggcattcaaaaggagcCCAAtccttttaaatatgatggccagaactcccttcagacttCATTCAtccttgtcacaactttgctcctggctccacccccaaaggctcctggctccatccccaaagtacccagatatttcctgtcagacctggcaatcctagcatgAGTTTGATGGGaaggagggaacactggtgggttTGACAGCAGGCCCTGGGAGGTTTGAATGTGCAAAGGATGTAGCCTGGAACAACTGAGAGCCATGTCAGGAGAGGAGGAAAAATCACATGCACTTGGCAAGAAAGTACTAGATGCATTCAACAGAATAGCAAACTGGTCAGGTAAAAGACCACTACTGTTACTACCACTACTGAATGCAGCAAAACCACTCTGATCAAATTCTGTCCACCATGCAGCTGTTAAAGATTCAGGAGATAAAGGTTGCAATCTAGATTCAAGATTGCTGCATTCTGAAATGGTTAAAGTTATTATTAAGAAGACAACCTGAGGTTTCCTCTTTAGATTTTTGGTGTTTCCCATCTTTGAGACAATATAGCATTTCATAAAAGACTGTGTAATCTACCTTTCTTTGATGTATGCTGCACTATTTGTAGTTTTCCATGTTAACTGCTCCCAGATCTCTGAAAACAAAATGATGGTAAGCATTTTTCAACTAttataaaacatgcataaaaataATATTTGCAACAAATCAATGTACAGCCCTTTCCTGACACAATTATATATCCTTCAGCTACAAAAATGCAGATACGATTCTGTTTTTTTGTTAAGTCAACCCTGCTTTGCCCTGTTTCCTTGTGTTACATTCATGGTACAATGAGTACAACAACACTACCAAAGAGTGATTTAACAATAGCTACCTAATTATCCTTGCACACGCTGCAGGTGttcctgctgtagaaaaaaaTGTTGAAATAAATGTAGCCGTTCTGAAGAGATATCGTAGCCAGATCATTCATGCTGCCAGAAAACTTTGTGTGGATCCTACAATCCTTGGGGCAATGATTTCTTTGGAGAGTGGAGCTGGAACTCGCCTGCTGAATGGTTGGAACAGGGAACGGACCAGATACGGCCTGATGCAGGTAGAGAGGGATGACAAGGGAAAATGTTTAAAGTGTAATGACAGCAACAAAGTCCTTTGGGCCCAATACATATGCTGTTATTCAGTCTTCACTCTTCTTTCTGGATATGACAGATGACTAAATTGATGTATGTAAACACTTTCCATATTCTTCTATGGTGACCCCACTCGGTATGAGTGTCTTTAAAAGAACATAATGCTGAGCCTCAAACCATCCTGGAAAATTCATTCTCTAACCCAGAATCTCTTGCCCATAACACAGAGGAATAGGAATAACAGCAGTAGTTCAATGGTGCTGAAGGAATTTTACTCTGCATACATGTGGTCCTTGTTGAGGATACCAACAAGCCTGGATAAAATGTCCTGTCCATTTAAGAGAGACTTAATAGGATGTTCATTACCAGGTGATGCAGTTTACCTCCAAGTCTTGAAAAGCTTTGGCTGCTCGTTTCTACACATTAAGCATCTGGTAAGGAAACAGGACATTTTCCTCCTGGCCACTTGACAAcctactttttaaattgcttcacatgttcttagggttgccaacttccagatgggtcTGGatatgatctccagactacagagattggttcgcCTTTAAAAAGTGCAGCATTTGGAGCATTTTGTGCATCTACTAGTTTTTCTGAATTCTGagctttcttcttttttaaagtcattTATTTATCATTATGAAATGAAAGATGGCCAGTGATGGGAGAGAAGGAACAGGTATGAATGGTGGGTCAAAGACTGGGGTCAAATGGAGTCCAGATAGAAAGTAAAATGTAACAAAATGATGGAAAATGAGGATTTTGGGGAAAGAAATTAATCTCCCTCCCAGTCTTGTGGGTCCagcacaggcaggcaggcagacagacagatagatagatctgTCAAACTGAAGCAAGTTTATGTCAACCCCACAGCATTTTCAATACCTATTcacaggtagtttgccatttcctgacTTTGCATGGCAGCCTTAgagttccttggtggtttccagttcaaatactaaccagggttgaccctgcttggcttccaagatatCAGTGTAAATATAATCCtatataaatatttaattttttttttcttccaagggcATCTGAACATTTCAAATACGTGAACATTTCCTTTAATCTGAGGCCTTTGAGTAAAATTATAAAGTCATAACACACCTTTGTTGGCTACCACTGCATCATTCCAGGGCAGCTGCtacgagagccctctccagccccacccacctcacagggtgtctgttgtgggggaggaaggtaaaggagattgtgagccgctctgagactcttcagagtggagggagggatataaatccaatatcttcgtcttcttCCATTCTTTCAAAACAATCTTGAACAGAACAAACATCTTTGCTGAAATTGCAGGCTGCCTGAATCCACTGTGTGTCCTCCATGTAACACTGTAAATAGGGACTGGGGCCACAATGTCCATTCTGCAAATAATGGAGCCTTCCAACAATGCATAGGCCCTTACTGCAGCAGAAGAAAGGTGTTCCTCTGGTGAATGGCTCCTTGCACCAATACAAGCCTCCACCATTATCAGAATGGAGACTTTGGATCCGGTCGAAGCTCTGCTCTTTATCCAGATATCTGCTTACCCAAATGTTAGGGGCTTCATCCAGTTGTTACAAATCAGCAGGATGCCAATGAGGCCATCTTCATGGATGTTTGCTTTGGGCTTCAATCAATCTCTATCTGGGGAAGGCTTTAAATACTTATCTTTTTACAGATTTATAGCCGCAACTATCCTGTTGGTGGAGCCTGGGATAGTACAGAAAATCTCTTGCAAGGCGGAACCATCCTAACAACATACGTCACTACCTTACGGAATAGAAGACCTGGCTTGACATGGCAACAATACTGGAGAGGTACGATCATGTAGTATACATTGgcaagaagtagggttgccaatccccaggtgggggcaggggatcccccagtttggatgccctccccccaattcagggtcatcagaaagcggggggggggaatgtctgctgggaactctattattccctatggagacctgttcccctaggaaataatggagaattgatctgtgggtgtctggggctcggggggggggggctgtttttttgaggtagatgcgccacattttcagtatagcatctggtgcctctccccaaaatatcccccaagtttcaaaaagattggaccaggaggtccaattctatgaactccaaaagaaggtatccctatccttcatgatttcctatggaaggaagacattttaaaaggtgtgtggtccctttaaatgtgatgggcagaactcccttcggagttcaattatgcttgtcacacccttgctcctggctccacccccaaagtccccagaaatttcttgaattggacttggcaaccctagcaaggagTCAAAACTATGCTGTTAAAACTGGAGTGCCTTTGGGCTTCaaaagaccatggccatacagcccagaaaatctacacagggtgtcaaacaagcagtcttgggccaaatcaggcacctggggggcacctatcaggccccagagcagctggctgtcatctgcttccttctccctatatcttgcttccttctgcataagtttgctttgcaaggcttgctcaatcacacagaagctacagagcaaaacctctattttctccattggctgagactcctgtcttggggaggaagtgggggaggcaaagctagtttttccaggctctctcaaccacacagcagagctactgagccaagcctctctttcttatattggctgaggctcctccccccctcccccagtcccctggagaaggaaggaaagaaactgagcttccttggcccagttatTTGGATcgcttgggagaaatacaaagaaaacatttttaagaccaacgagtgctaacattttaagcatgctttaagtttttaaaaatatatatctaattgtttttgtctgcgtcctttataaagtttatatctctgctacctaatcttaaataggtacacacatcgctcggcccaacatggcccagccgaacaaggtctcatttatgtcagatctggccctcataacaaatgagttcgacacccctgactataacaactaatgaactctggctgtgaaagccttcaacaacatattgatacagacaaacataatgatttttaaaagcttaaaataaaatatgcttaaaacattatcactcgttaatcttaaaggtgctttcttagtatctctcctgtgggattgagggaactgggcaaaggaagctctggctctttccttccttccccagggaccaggatGGGTAggacaacagaaggaagagaggtttgactcagtagctctgctgtgtgattgagagaccctggcaaagcaagctatccctcccctctcctccccaagagaggagcctcagccaatgcagaaaatagaggtttggtTTTGTAGCTCATGTgtcattgagcaagccttgcaaagaaagctgttatgcagaaggaagcaagaaagagggagaaggaagcggatgacaaccagttgctcaggggcctgataggagccctccgagggcctgatttagcccccaggccacatgtttgacacccctgttctaggtagTGCTCTTTGATCAAAGAGCATTGATCCTCTAGAAGCAAAACATGAGCCACTCACTGGCAGAGAAttcttaaacttttttttttttttgctgtctgcCTATTAATGACTGGTGGACAGTATTATATTTAGAGGGTTACAAATTGTGCAAGTCTgataaaaaaatatttcttttctaaTCTACAATAATTGTTCTGTTTCATTCTAGATGGGATCTGTGCCTATCAAGCAGGCATTCCAAGTATTCTGAGTTACCATGGAAGTGACTTTTGTGGTACATATGGAAGATTTGCTGATAAAGTGGTTGTTGCTGCCAAATATTTGAAAAGGTCACGGGTTTTCAATTCATGTTGTTAAGTAAAGCTATAGCattgaacaggggtggccaaattgcagccacatgtgactctttcatatatattgtgtagctcccgaagcccccaccacatcggtcagtttggagaaggcatttgtttttttgaatgacttctccaagccagccagtggcttggagaatgtcttcaaagttaaagttgctttctttccacctctccctgtctcctccctcccccatccatatgccttccttccttccttccttctgctcatctgacattcatgtcgtgcagatctcaaacatctgacatttattctatgtggctcttatgttaaccaaGTGTGCCCACCCCTGGCATTGAATATAAAAGAGATGAGAAAAGAAGCAATATTTGAAGTAATAATAATCAAGCCACAGTTATAAATTCAGGATCAGTTATTCAGCTTTTCTTGGTAGAATCTAGAAACCTAGAGACACCAATTGCCCCAAAAGCATGTGCTCTCAGTTTTTGTTGAAATGGTTCAGTGACAGATCTAAACCACAGCCAGGGTTTGTTCGAATGCACAAAACCAGAGACAACAGAGCATTCAAATATAAAATCCAGGATTTATGTATTTTAGGTGTTACATAGTAATGATGGTCATCTTTGCCTAATTTATTTTTCAAATGATGAGCATTGTACCCCTGAAGCACCTTCCATTTCTGTAAGCAGAAGTCCTTGCTCTTCATTAGTCCCGTTTTCCAGCACTGTTTATAGGAAATGTATTTCATTCTAGCTTGCCCTATAACTGCTGCTTTTAAAAGTTATAGCAAATATGAGGAGTTTAATCTTGATATTTTCCATCCCTGAACATTTTTGCCTTGATAGGTTTCATCAATAGGAGACCAGGTTCCTAAAGGTTATCAAATGATAAAGGAGCATGTTTTAAATTCATTCTCATGAGCTAAAGAGGCCACAAGGTGGCAGCAGGAGAGCAAATGCTCAGTGGGGGAAATGCTGGCCAAAGCATGTTTCTGTGGTTTCCATGGGTTCAATTGCAATTACACACAAGGTAACATTCCAAAGCTGGTGAATGTTTGGTGTGTTTAGTGACAATGGGTAGTACtaatggttacaaaacttatctTACTATTGTATTTTCCGCACACCTGACACCTCAGCTTggacaaattaaaacaaaaggcaaaaaagaaTAGCAACAATTTTAGCTCAAGGCAGGATCATTGTGTTTCTTTTATTTGTACTGGGGCTACATAGGCTTATAAATATACTGAAAAACTGGAATAAAGAAAAACAGTGTATTTCAAAGCATTCTTGGTGAATTAAGCAAAAAGTCATACATGCAACTCAGTCCTTGACTGTATCTGTCACATTTTTATGCTACCCTTCTTCCAAGGCGTTCATCCTCACAAGAGTCCCAAGAGAGTGATTGAACAAAAATCAGTCAGTGATCTTCATGGCTTGAATAGGTCTATGAGCCAAGTTTATACAATCCTactccaacactttaaccactgtaCTGTACTGGCTCCAATTATAGGTGTCCAAGTTAAAAAATCCATAGATCCTATAAAATTAGGCAATGTGACATTTATATATAAGAAAGTCTTCCAGTAGATGGGCATCACAAAGACATATTACAAAAGACAAATGACCTGAGTAGAGGGGGGCAGGATTATGCATCTGTGGACTTTCTATACAGGTTATTTGTCCCAGGGAAGATGCAGTTGGGAAGCAGATTTTGCACTAAGGTACATATGCATCTCCTGGGGGCTTCCCTGTTTTTTCTTCAGTCTTTGCCAAACCTGCTTTTCTGTTAAGTTTTGGGAGGATCACAGctaggggttgccaactctggcttgggaaatacctggagatttacaGATCAAGctgaggaggggagggttgggaggggggggggcgtctaGGGTATAGTGTCAcgtagtccaccctccaaagcaggcattttctccaggggacctgatctctgttgtATGAAGAACAGTTGTAATCTCGGGAGAGCTCCATTTTCCCCACCTGAAGCAAAGCAAAAAGCAAAGCTGGGTTTGCTGTGTGCTGAGGGGACAGAaattctagatttttgtggtcccaCCCAtaagacaaaaaacaaaaaacaaagaagggaaagaaacttaacccaaaaactggagtaagaaacctaaaagatTAATACGCAATTAAAGGGCGGAAAAAtaataaatcaacatacatgtatttattgttgaaagctaaaaccatttaagggccaatcataagcctctatcctatgtaaaatcataaaacctc contains:
- the LOC132568915 gene encoding lysozyme g-like produces the protein MMLVTLLVLSLAASIECLSSYGCYGDVTTFDTPVITCGNVGYTTSCGVPAVEKNVEINVAVLKRYRSQIIHAARKLCVDPTILGAMISLESGAGTRLLNGWNRERTRYGLMQIYSRNYPVGGAWDSTENLLQGGTILTTYVTTLRNRRPGLTWQQYWRDGICAYQAGIPSILSYHGSDFCGTYGRFADKVVVAAKYLKRSRVFNSCC